The Streptococcus pluranimalium genome contains a region encoding:
- a CDS encoding LacI family DNA-binding transcriptional regulator, translating into MVTIKEVAEEAGVSKSTVSRYISQKGYVGQDAQKKIKKAIESLNYSPNVLAQSLKSQRNQLVGLLLPDISNPFFPRLARGAEEFLKERGYRVMLGNIGEGEVLDEDYLKVLLQTKAAGIITTHDFTKTHPDLDIPVVVVDRVDQETEYGVFSDNRAGGRLAAEKIVQAGTSKVLLVRGPSDGAQSINQRFEAGLGYLKDKQIPTAISDSQSFDFDAIQKEAENMLDQNPDCDSIMAPSDVHAIAYIHEILSRGKKIPEDIQIIGYDDILMSRFIYPSLSTIHQSSYRLGQEAAELIYKIANQLPVEEKRVQLPVRYIERETLRRTYE; encoded by the coding sequence GTGGTTACGATAAAAGAAGTTGCAGAAGAAGCTGGTGTATCAAAATCAACAGTATCTCGTTATATTTCTCAAAAAGGTTATGTGGGACAGGATGCTCAAAAAAAGATAAAAAAGGCTATTGAGAGCTTAAATTACAGCCCTAATGTTTTAGCGCAATCCTTAAAATCACAACGCAATCAACTAGTCGGTTTGTTACTGCCAGATATTTCAAATCCATTTTTCCCCCGTCTTGCTAGGGGTGCTGAAGAGTTTTTAAAAGAACGTGGCTACCGCGTTATGTTGGGAAATATTGGTGAAGGAGAAGTGCTAGATGAAGATTATTTAAAAGTTTTACTCCAAACCAAGGCGGCAGGCATTATCACAACGCATGATTTTACAAAGACACATCCTGATCTGGATATTCCAGTAGTTGTTGTCGATAGGGTTGATCAAGAAACAGAGTACGGTGTCTTCTCAGATAATCGAGCAGGTGGTCGTTTAGCTGCTGAGAAAATTGTTCAAGCGGGCACTAGCAAGGTGTTGTTGGTTAGAGGACCTTCTGATGGTGCGCAGAGTATCAATCAGAGATTTGAAGCGGGACTTGGTTATTTGAAAGACAAACAGATACCGACAGCTATATCCGACAGTCAATCTTTCGACTTTGATGCCATTCAAAAAGAAGCTGAGAACATGCTAGATCAAAACCCTGATTGTGATAGTATTATGGCGCCTTCTGATGTCCATGCGATAGCTTATATTCATGAGATATTATCGCGTGGGAAAAAGATACCTGAAGATATTCAGATTATTGGCTATGATGATATCTTGATGAGTCGATTTATTTACCCATCCTTATCAACGATTCATCAGTCTTCGTATAGGCTTGGACAAGAAGCAGCTGAATTAATTTATAAAATTGCCAATCAGTTACCGGTAGAAGAAAAAAGAGTGCAGTTACCAGTCAGATACATTGAAAGAGAAACCTTAAGGAGGACATATGAGTAA
- the rbsK gene encoding ribokinase, translating into MSKIVIIGSISMDLVMETDRIAEAGETVFGKQFSMVPGGKGANQAVAIGRLSSKDDHIEMLGAVGQDQFGPSLLDNLNQNQVISENVGTIPYSTGVAQITLYDDDNRIIYCPGANGEVDASHFDSEWDIIKSADLVVLQNEISHSSNLAIAQFCHQNGVKVLYNPAPSRDTDVDMLDFVDVFTPNEHEIKELFPNQEIEDVIKHYPNKLLVTLGTKGSIFFDGKEIQKVPAIKAEVVDTTGAGDTFNGAFGYALSKGMSFKDAVAFGTLASHLSVQGFGAQGGMPYLKEMKESGYYEETWAVE; encoded by the coding sequence ATGAGTAAAATCGTTATTATTGGCAGTATCTCCATGGACTTGGTCATGGAAACAGATCGCATTGCAGAAGCAGGCGAGACCGTTTTTGGAAAACAGTTCTCCATGGTACCTGGTGGCAAAGGCGCTAACCAGGCGGTGGCCATTGGTCGTCTGAGTTCTAAAGACGATCATATTGAAATGTTGGGAGCTGTAGGACAGGATCAGTTTGGACCTAGCCTTCTAGACAATTTAAATCAAAATCAGGTTATTTCCGAAAATGTGGGAACGATACCATATTCAACAGGTGTTGCGCAAATTACACTTTACGATGATGATAATCGCATTATCTATTGTCCGGGAGCCAACGGAGAAGTAGATGCCAGTCATTTTGACAGTGAATGGGATATTATCAAAAGCGCTGATTTAGTTGTTTTACAAAATGAGATCAGTCATTCAAGCAATTTAGCTATCGCGCAATTTTGTCACCAAAATGGTGTTAAGGTTCTCTATAATCCAGCACCGTCGCGAGATACAGATGTTGACATGTTAGACTTCGTAGATGTTTTTACCCCTAATGAACATGAGATTAAAGAACTATTTCCTAATCAAGAGATAGAAGACGTTATCAAGCACTATCCTAATAAACTCCTAGTAACTTTGGGAACAAAGGGCTCTATTTTCTTTGACGGTAAGGAAATTCAAAAAGTGCCTGCTATTAAAGCAGAAGTTGTCGACACAACAGGAGCTGGTGATACCTTTAATGGTGCATTTGGCTACGCCCTTTCAAAAGGAATGTCCTTTAAAGACGCTGTAGCTTTTGGAACCTTAGCATCACACTTATCCGTTCAGGGATTTGGAGCACAGGGTGGCATGCCTTATTTAAAAGAAATGAAAGAGAGTGGTTATTATGAAGAAACATGGGCTGTTGAATAG
- the rbsD gene encoding D-ribose pyranase, with translation MKKHGLLNSNLAKMAADLGHTDRVCIGDLGLPVPDGVSKIDLALKHGLPSFQDVLDNYLDNILVEKVILAEEIKTENPNQLEQILKKLDASVDVVYVSHEELKALNKHVKAVVRTGEDTPYSNIILQSGVTL, from the coding sequence ATGAAGAAACATGGGCTGTTGAATAGTAATTTGGCTAAAATGGCAGCTGATTTAGGCCATACAGATCGCGTTTGTATTGGTGATTTAGGCTTGCCTGTTCCTGATGGTGTTAGCAAAATCGATCTCGCTCTAAAACACGGTTTACCGAGTTTTCAAGATGTCCTAGATAACTATCTAGACAATATATTAGTTGAAAAAGTGATTTTAGCTGAGGAAATTAAGACTGAAAATCCTAATCAGTTAGAGCAGATATTAAAAAAATTAGACGCTAGTGTTGACGTTGTTTACGTTAGTCACGAAGAATTAAAAGCTCTTAATAAGCATGTCAAAGCAGTGGTTCGAACAGGTGAAGATACGCCTTATTCTAATATTATTCTGCAGTCTGGTGTGACTCTATAG
- a CDS encoding sugar ABC transporter ATP-binding protein yields MKIEMRNISKSFGNNKVLEKIDLDLQSGQVHALMGENGAGKSTLMNILTGLFPATKGTITIDGKEMAFANPQEAEEFGISFIHQEMNTWSDMTVLENLFLGREIKNSFGLLNQKAMKEKANQAFERLGVSIPLNAEIGKLSVGQQQMIEIAKSLLSEVSILIMDEPTAALTDRETESLFSIINSLKAQGVGIVYISHRMEEIFRITDLITVMRDGLVVDTTPTNETTSDELVKKMVGRELEDYYPDKTAKIGEVAFEVSHLTGNDFEDVSFQVRKGEILGFSGLMGAGRTEVMRAIFGIDTLKSGQIKIEGQEVSLANPVQAIKKGIGFLTENRKDEGLILDFSIKDNMTLPSTRDFSKHGFFDDKTSTEFVNQLIERLRVKSGTPKLPVGNLSGGNQQKVVLAKWIGIAPKILILDEPTRGVDVGAKREIYQLMNELAERGVPIIMVSSDLPEILGVSDRIIVMHEGRISGELSQSEANQELVMQLATGGQ; encoded by the coding sequence ATGAAAATTGAAATGAGAAACATTTCAAAATCATTTGGAAATAATAAAGTTCTTGAAAAAATTGACTTAGATTTACAGTCTGGACAGGTTCATGCTCTTATGGGAGAAAATGGTGCTGGTAAATCAACCTTGATGAATATTTTAACGGGTTTGTTTCCAGCAACGAAAGGCACGATTACTATTGACGGAAAAGAAATGGCTTTTGCCAATCCGCAAGAAGCAGAGGAATTTGGTATTAGCTTTATCCATCAAGAGATGAATACCTGGTCAGATATGACGGTCTTGGAAAACTTATTTCTAGGACGGGAAATCAAAAATAGTTTTGGTCTACTAAACCAAAAAGCTATGAAAGAAAAAGCTAATCAGGCATTTGAGCGTTTAGGGGTCTCTATTCCCTTGAATGCTGAGATTGGAAAACTTTCCGTTGGTCAACAGCAAATGATTGAAATCGCTAAATCTTTGTTATCAGAAGTTTCCATCCTTATTATGGACGAACCGACGGCAGCTCTGACTGACCGAGAGACAGAGAGCCTCTTTTCAATCATCAATAGTTTGAAAGCACAAGGGGTTGGGATTGTTTATATTTCCCATCGTATGGAAGAAATTTTTAGAATAACGGACCTAATCACGGTTATGCGCGATGGCTTAGTGGTTGACACGACACCAACCAATGAAACAACTTCAGATGAGTTGGTTAAAAAAATGGTGGGTCGAGAATTAGAAGACTATTATCCTGATAAAACAGCTAAGATTGGAGAGGTTGCTTTTGAAGTTAGTCATTTGACTGGTAATGACTTTGAAGATGTTTCCTTTCAGGTCAGAAAAGGTGAAATTCTTGGTTTTTCAGGATTGATGGGAGCTGGGCGAACCGAAGTCATGCGAGCTATTTTTGGCATTGATACCTTAAAATCTGGTCAGATAAAGATAGAGGGTCAGGAAGTTTCGCTTGCCAATCCTGTTCAAGCTATTAAAAAGGGGATTGGATTCTTGACTGAAAACCGAAAGGATGAAGGGTTAATTCTGGATTTTTCGATTAAGGATAATATGACCTTGCCAAGTACTAGAGATTTCAGTAAACACGGCTTTTTTGATGATAAGACTAGTACAGAATTTGTCAATCAGTTAATAGAACGGTTACGAGTCAAGTCTGGAACACCAAAATTGCCTGTTGGCAATCTATCGGGAGGTAACCAACAAAAAGTAGTCCTTGCTAAATGGATTGGTATTGCTCCCAAAATATTGATTTTAGACGAACCAACGCGGGGTGTCGATGTTGGGGCTAAACGAGAAATTTATCAATTGATGAATGAATTAGCAGAAAGAGGTGTTCCCATCATCATGGTATCATCAGACCTTCCAGAAATATTAGGTGTAAGCGATCGTATTATCGTTATGCATGAAGGGCGTATCAGCGGAGAGCTTAGCCAATCAGAAGCTAACCAAGAATTAGTCATGCAGCTTGCGACAGGAGGACAATAG
- a CDS encoding ABC transporter permease subunit, whose protein sequence is MKQVMKYVSELTTLIALAALMVVITMLNPNFLTTNNLLNLLLQVTANGFIAFGMTFVILTGGIDLSVGSILALSSAISAGFIGSGVPVPLAILLALLLGGLFGLLNGFLISFGKLAPFIVTLATMTIFRGATLVYTNGNPITAGLSDSFLFQFLGQGYIVGIPFPVILMFLVFIFLYVLLHKTAFGKSVYAIGGNEKAAYISGVKLNKVKMIIYTISGMMAAVSGLIITSRLSSAQPTAGASYEMDAIAAVVLGGTSLSGGKGRIIGTLIGALIIGVLNNGLNIIGVSAFWQQVVKGIVILIAVLLDRLKVANQ, encoded by the coding sequence GTGAAACAAGTAATGAAATATGTCTCAGAATTAACAACTCTGATTGCCTTGGCGGCATTGATGGTTGTGATCACAATGCTCAATCCCAATTTTTTAACCACCAACAATTTACTCAATTTACTCTTACAAGTAACAGCTAATGGGTTTATTGCCTTTGGGATGACTTTTGTTATCTTAACAGGTGGGATTGATTTATCAGTTGGATCGATATTGGCTCTTTCTAGTGCCATATCAGCAGGTTTTATCGGTAGTGGCGTTCCAGTACCATTGGCTATTTTATTGGCACTACTCTTGGGTGGCTTATTTGGGCTGTTAAATGGTTTCTTGATTTCTTTTGGGAAATTGGCACCCTTTATCGTGACACTGGCTACAATGACTATTTTTAGAGGGGCTACCTTGGTCTATACAAACGGTAATCCTATTACAGCTGGTCTTAGTGATAGCTTTCTTTTCCAATTTCTTGGACAAGGTTATATTGTTGGAATACCGTTCCCAGTTATCTTGATGTTCCTTGTCTTTATTTTCTTATATGTGTTACTTCATAAAACAGCATTTGGGAAATCTGTATACGCTATAGGAGGTAATGAAAAAGCAGCGTATATCTCAGGTGTTAAATTAAATAAAGTAAAAATGATTATCTATACTATTTCAGGAATGATGGCAGCCGTATCCGGTTTGATCATCACTTCTCGATTAAGTTCAGCTCAACCAACTGCGGGAGCTAGCTATGAGATGGACGCTATCGCCGCTGTTGTTCTTGGGGGAACTTCTTTGTCAGGAGGTAAAGGTCGGATTATCGGAACCTTAATTGGTGCTCTTATTATCGGAGTTCTCAATAATGGTCTTAATATCATCGGTGTCTCAGCCTTCTGGCAACAAGTTGTTAAAGGTATTGTTATTCTCATCGCCGTGCTACTGGATCGCTTGAAAGTAGCCAATCAGTAA
- a CDS encoding substrate-binding domain-containing protein: MKIMKQFGRVLLVLSLLIILAACGKTGLDNGSSNSDKEVTKKEAKDLNLGVSISTTNNPYFVAMKEGIDKYAKDKGVKVKVADAQDDAARQADDVQNFVSQNVDAILINPVDSDAIVPAIKAANSADIPVILIDRGSNGGDVLTTVASDNVEAGKMAADYIIKELGKDAKTFELSGVPGASATVDRGDGFNKVAKDQLDILSSQSANFDRAKALNTAQNMIQGHKDVQAIFAQNDEMAMGAAQAAKAAGLDNVLIVGIDGQPDAHESIKKGAMSATIAQQPAKMGEIAIQAAIDHYQGKKVDKETVSPIFLVTKDNVDEHNW, from the coding sequence ATGAAAATTATGAAACAGTTTGGTCGTGTACTGCTTGTTTTAAGCCTTCTTATCATCTTAGCTGCCTGTGGTAAAACAGGTTTGGATAATGGCTCAAGCAACTCAGATAAAGAAGTTACTAAAAAAGAAGCTAAAGATTTAAATTTAGGGGTATCTATTTCAACCACAAATAATCCTTATTTCGTAGCCATGAAAGAAGGTATCGATAAATATGCTAAAGATAAAGGTGTTAAGGTAAAAGTAGCGGACGCACAAGATGATGCGGCAAGACAAGCAGATGATGTGCAAAACTTTGTTAGCCAAAATGTCGATGCGATTTTGATTAATCCTGTTGATTCAGATGCTATCGTACCAGCTATCAAAGCAGCTAATTCAGCAGATATTCCAGTTATTTTGATTGACCGTGGTAGCAACGGCGGTGATGTCTTGACAACCGTTGCATCAGATAATGTTGAAGCTGGAAAAATGGCAGCTGATTACATCATCAAAGAATTGGGGAAAGATGCAAAAACTTTTGAATTGTCAGGTGTCCCCGGTGCCTCAGCGACTGTAGACCGTGGCGATGGCTTTAATAAAGTGGCTAAAGACCAACTTGATATTTTATCAAGTCAATCTGCAAACTTTGACCGTGCCAAAGCATTGAATACGGCGCAAAATATGATTCAAGGTCATAAGGATGTTCAAGCTATCTTTGCACAAAATGATGAAATGGCTATGGGAGCAGCTCAAGCAGCCAAAGCAGCTGGACTTGACAATGTCTTGATTGTTGGGATTGATGGTCAACCAGATGCTCATGAATCCATCAAAAAAGGAGCCATGTCAGCGACTATCGCGCAGCAACCAGCTAAAATGGGAGAAATTGCTATCCAAGCTGCCATTGACCACTACCAAGGAAAAAAAGTAGACAAAGAAACTGTTTCACCAATCTTCCTTGTGACAAAAGATAATGTTGATGAGCACAATTGGTAA
- a CDS encoding DNA translocase FtsK — MAKTRTKTKAKARKKRRPSKAEIAKQAAIRRMIISFLVAIILLFGVIRLGVFGVTVYNVIRFFVGSLAYPAILLIFLSLFGFRWFQRHEGVMTGIVTLFVGFLLEWHAYLYTQPFLQGQEVFKSTSRLIYRDLSHFSVTQFLGGGMFGALLYKPTAFLFTNIGSFFIGFLIIAIGIFIISSWDLYDLLEFLRQKRDEWMAKHEINKQERFARREEKRQLALEKKEQEAAEKAEAERLASLNVDLETGEILEDNPFKEEQFSEETSERNIEIIGYAPEEETTDVPSFDESLFENPPMDAYEQENQAMEIPTEAIDLDDLDNDPDPQVVVDFTPKQHLNYKLPGIDLFAADKPKSQAKEKNIVRQNIKILEDTFKSFNIDVKVERAEIGPSVTKYEVKPAVGVRVNRISNLADDLALALAAKDVRIEAPIPGKSLVGIEVPNSEIATVSFRELWEQSSAKPENLLEIPLGKAVNGTARSFDLSKMPHLLVAGSTGSGKSVAVNGIISSILMKARPDQVKFLMVDPKMVELSVYNDIPHLLIPVVTNPRKASKALQKVVDEMENRYELFSKFGVRNIAGYNAKVEAWNATSEEKHIPLPLIVVIVDELADLMMVASKEVEDAIIRLGQKARAAGIHMILATQRPSVDVISGLIKANVPSRVAFAVSSGTDSRTILDENGAEKLLGRGDMLFKPIDENHPVRLQGSFISDDDVERIVTFIKDQAEAEYDESFDPGEVTEADMAGSGGGGASEGDPLFEEAKALVLETQKASASMIQRRLSVGFNRATRLMEELEEAGVIGPAEGTKPRKVLQPPQ; from the coding sequence ATGGCAAAAACAAGAACAAAAACAAAAGCCAAGGCTAGGAAAAAGCGTCGTCCTAGCAAGGCGGAAATCGCAAAACAAGCGGCTATTAGACGCATGATTATTAGCTTTTTAGTCGCTATTATTCTTCTCTTTGGCGTTATTCGATTGGGCGTCTTTGGTGTTACTGTTTATAACGTCATTCGTTTTTTTGTGGGAAGTTTAGCTTACCCAGCAATTCTTTTAATCTTTCTGAGTCTCTTTGGCTTTAGATGGTTCCAAAGACATGAAGGGGTTATGACAGGGATTGTTACCCTCTTTGTTGGTTTCTTATTAGAATGGCATGCTTACCTTTATACCCAACCCTTCTTACAAGGACAGGAAGTTTTCAAATCAACCTCTCGTCTCATTTATAGAGATCTTAGTCATTTTAGTGTGACACAGTTCCTCGGAGGCGGTATGTTTGGTGCCCTCTTGTACAAACCGACTGCCTTCTTATTCACGAATATTGGTTCTTTCTTTATTGGTTTTTTGATTATCGCTATTGGTATTTTCATTATTAGTTCATGGGATCTTTATGATTTGTTAGAATTTCTTCGCCAAAAACGTGACGAATGGATGGCTAAGCATGAGATTAATAAGCAAGAACGTTTTGCCCGTCGCGAAGAAAAACGACAGTTAGCCTTGGAGAAAAAAGAACAAGAGGCAGCTGAAAAAGCAGAAGCTGAGCGTTTAGCATCACTTAATGTTGATCTAGAGACAGGCGAAATCCTTGAAGACAATCCTTTTAAAGAGGAGCAATTTTCTGAAGAAACATCAGAACGCAATATTGAGATTATCGGCTACGCGCCAGAAGAAGAAACGACTGACGTGCCGAGTTTTGATGAGAGTTTATTTGAGAATCCACCAATGGATGCCTATGAGCAGGAAAATCAAGCAATGGAGATTCCGACTGAAGCCATTGATTTGGATGATTTGGATAATGATCCCGATCCACAAGTAGTTGTCGATTTTACACCAAAACAACATCTCAACTATAAATTACCTGGTATCGACCTGTTTGCAGCTGATAAACCTAAGAGTCAGGCTAAAGAGAAAAACATTGTTCGTCAAAATATTAAAATCCTAGAAGATACCTTTAAGAGTTTCAATATTGATGTCAAGGTAGAGCGAGCAGAGATCGGCCCATCTGTTACCAAGTACGAGGTTAAACCAGCTGTCGGTGTGCGTGTTAACCGTATTTCTAACTTGGCAGATGATTTAGCACTCGCTTTGGCAGCTAAGGACGTCCGTATCGAAGCGCCTATCCCTGGAAAATCCTTGGTCGGTATTGAGGTTCCTAACTCAGAAATTGCGACAGTTTCCTTCCGTGAGCTTTGGGAACAATCCAGTGCCAAACCTGAAAACCTCTTGGAGATTCCACTCGGTAAGGCTGTTAATGGTACTGCCCGTAGTTTCGATCTTTCCAAGATGCCCCATCTCCTTGTAGCGGGATCAACTGGTTCCGGTAAATCCGTCGCTGTTAATGGGATTATTTCTAGTATTTTGATGAAGGCTCGTCCGGACCAGGTTAAATTCCTTATGGTCGATCCTAAAATGGTTGAGTTGTCTGTTTACAATGATATCCCTCATCTCCTCATTCCCGTTGTGACCAATCCTCGTAAGGCTAGCAAAGCCCTACAAAAGGTTGTTGACGAAATGGAAAATCGCTATGAACTCTTTAGCAAGTTCGGTGTTCGAAATATTGCTGGTTATAATGCCAAAGTAGAGGCTTGGAATGCGACGTCAGAAGAGAAGCATATCCCACTACCTTTGATTGTTGTCATCGTTGACGAGCTAGCTGACTTGATGATGGTTGCCAGCAAGGAAGTGGAAGATGCCATTATTCGTCTGGGTCAAAAAGCGCGTGCAGCCGGCATTCACATGATTTTAGCAACGCAACGTCCATCCGTTGATGTTATCTCTGGTTTGATCAAAGCCAATGTTCCTTCTCGTGTAGCCTTTGCGGTATCATCTGGTACGGATAGCCGTACGATCTTAGACGAAAATGGCGCAGAGAAATTATTGGGACGTGGTGACATGCTCTTCAAGCCAATTGATGAAAACCACCCTGTTCGTCTGCAAGGTTCCTTTATTTCTGATGATGATGTGGAACGCATCGTAACCTTTATCAAGGATCAGGCAGAGGCTGAATACGATGAGTCATTTGATCCGGGTGAGGTCACTGAAGCAGATATGGCAGGTTCTGGTGGTGGCGGAGCTTCTGAAGGAGATCCACTCTTTGAAGAGGCGAAAGCTTTAGTGCTTGAAACGCAGAAAGCCAGTGCTTCAATGATTCAACGCCGTCTCTCGGTCGGATTCAACCGCGCGACTCGCCTCATGGAGGAACTAGAAGAAGCTGGTGTTATCGGACCAGCGGAAGGAACTAAGCCAAGAAAAGTGCTTCAACCCCCTCAATAA
- the gloA2 gene encoding SMU1112c/YaeR family gloxylase I-like metalloprotein: MNFESIHHLAIIGSDYDKTRHFYCDLLGFEQLDEHIRPEKNDILFNVRKGNLVLEIFIKPDAPARPTLPQPEHQGLRHLAFRVSDVEACLAEFDRLGIPHEPLRWDDFDGKKMAFFFDPDGLPLEIHE, translated from the coding sequence ATGAATTTTGAGTCTATTCATCATCTTGCCATCATTGGTAGCGACTATGATAAAACTCGTCATTTCTATTGTGACTTACTAGGCTTTGAACAATTGGATGAGCATATTCGCCCTGAGAAAAATGACATTTTATTCAATGTTAGAAAAGGCAATCTCGTTTTAGAAATTTTTATTAAGCCAGATGCGCCAGCTAGACCGACTCTTCCGCAACCAGAACACCAAGGACTTCGCCATCTAGCCTTTAGAGTTTCTGATGTGGAAGCTTGTTTAGCAGAATTTGACCGTCTAGGTATCCCACATGAACCTTTGCGTTGGGATGACTTTGATGGTAAAAAGATGGCCTTCTTTTTCGACCCTGATGGTCTACCTTTAGAGATTCATGAATAA
- a CDS encoding IS1182 family transposase codes for MHIHYNTNQTTLPLEIACVLPPDHIVFTIEKVVNSLEEYHFQTFYHDFGRPSYHPKLLLSALLFAYTQGVFSGRKIEKLMVENLGMHYLTGQLVVSYRTINRFRVSDGIEELIRQLFIDLSVQLKLEKLVTLDCLYIDGTKIEANANKYSFVWKKAVDKFSVTLQEKMQVYFQEEIWPLIHQAIERDEQEDITSEQLMNFAQVLEEELSHLSQNIEESPVKGPDNRKTKRRQLKKVLKKVKNDFAVRTEKYENYQMTFEGRNSFSKTDTDATFMRMKEDHMKKGQLKPGYNLQIATENQFVLHYDVFPNPTDTRTLLPFLDSYPHELKRIVADAGYGSEENLLSLDEMGVDHLIKYGLFDKEQKRSYHHSDKNLKNWSYDAKTDTYIHPDDWIYHFTKKQVRKTETGFKQEITIYQAEEPELAPQKCLYINKRYLELKEKERQSLLSDEGSHIFAKRKIDVEPVFGQIKACLGYKRCNLRGKRKVKIDMGLVLMANNLLKFNKKVA; via the coding sequence ATGCATATTCACTATAACACAAATCAAACAACTTTACCATTAGAAATTGCTTGTGTCTTACCACCAGATCATATTGTCTTTACTATTGAAAAAGTGGTTAACTCACTAGAAGAATATCACTTTCAAACCTTTTATCATGACTTTGGTCGACCTTCTTATCATCCCAAGTTACTTCTATCTGCCCTTCTTTTTGCCTACACTCAAGGGGTCTTCTCTGGTCGAAAGATTGAAAAATTGATGGTAGAAAATCTAGGTATGCACTATTTGACAGGGCAGCTAGTTGTCAGTTACCGTACCATTAATCGCTTTCGTGTCTCTGATGGGATAGAAGAACTCATAAGGCAACTCTTTATTGATCTTAGTGTCCAATTAAAATTGGAAAAATTGGTGACATTAGATTGCCTTTATATTGATGGTACTAAGATTGAAGCCAATGCCAACAAGTATAGCTTCGTTTGGAAGAAAGCTGTTGATAAATTTTCTGTCACTCTCCAAGAAAAGATGCAAGTCTATTTTCAAGAAGAAATATGGCCTCTTATTCATCAAGCCATTGAGCGAGATGAACAGGAAGATATTACTTCAGAACAGTTAATGAATTTCGCTCAAGTACTAGAAGAAGAACTTTCTCATTTGAGTCAGAATATTGAGGAAAGCCCAGTCAAAGGACCAGACAACCGTAAAACTAAGCGACGTCAACTTAAGAAAGTCCTAAAGAAAGTGAAAAATGATTTTGCGGTACGGACAGAGAAATATGAGAACTATCAGATGACATTTGAAGGGCGAAACAGCTTTTCAAAAACAGATACCGATGCCACTTTCATGAGAATGAAAGAGGACCACATGAAAAAAGGTCAACTCAAACCCGGTTACAACCTCCAAATCGCTACCGAAAATCAATTTGTTCTTCACTACGATGTTTTTCCAAATCCAACAGATACGAGAACCTTACTCCCTTTTTTAGATTCCTACCCTCATGAGCTGAAAAGGATTGTCGCTGATGCAGGATATGGAAGTGAAGAGAATCTTCTGAGCTTAGATGAGATGGGAGTTGATCACCTGATTAAATACGGCCTCTTTGATAAGGAACAAAAAAGAAGTTATCACCACTCTGATAAAAATCTGAAGAATTGGTCTTATGATGCCAAAACGGATACTTATATACATCCTGACGACTGGATTTATCATTTCACGAAGAAACAAGTTCGAAAGACGGAGACAGGTTTTAAACAAGAAATAACCATTTATCAAGCAGAAGAACCAGAGCTAGCTCCTCAAAAATGTCTCTATATCAACAAGAGGTACCTGGAGTTAAAAGAAAAAGAAAGACAATCGCTTTTATCTGATGAAGGCAGTCACATCTTTGCGAAACGCAAGATTGATGTGGAACCTGTTTTTGGTCAGATAAAGGCTTGTTTGGGTTATAAACGTTGTAACCTGAGAGGAAAACGGAAAGTCAAAATTGATATGGGATTGGTCCTCATGGCCAATAACCTCCTCAAGTTTAATAAGAAAGTTGCATGA
- a CDS encoding DUF3397 domain-containing protein: MIYFEPDNGYNKLMSIFMFKVLSASLLILTPIFTYIICKFFKLGRLGIKFPDITVPLYILEIIVASSQFFKHSFIYYYLIAISILAIVVACWQFLKNKTFTYKRWFKFFWRLNFFLTFFFFLATILLIFNLPS; the protein is encoded by the coding sequence ATGATTTACTTTGAGCCGGATAATGGTTACAATAAACTTATGTCAATATTCATGTTTAAGGTGCTCAGTGCGAGTCTACTCATTCTAACCCCAATCTTCACTTATATTATTTGCAAATTTTTCAAGCTAGGACGGCTTGGGATTAAATTTCCGGATATCACCGTTCCCCTATATATCCTTGAAATCATAGTAGCTAGCTCACAATTTTTCAAACATAGCTTCATTTACTACTACCTAATCGCTATTTCTATCCTTGCCATTGTCGTTGCTTGTTGGCAATTCCTAAAAAACAAAACCTTTACTTATAAAAGATGGTTCAAGTTTTTTTGGCGCCTCAACTTCTTCCTCACTTTTTTCTTTTTTCTAGCGACTATTCTACTCATTTTCAATTTACCATCTTAA